The Sabethes cyaneus chromosome 3, idSabCyanKW18_F2, whole genome shotgun sequence DNA window aatgcAACAGCGAAATTATGCACGATAATCATTTGATGTGCTATCAATGTATGGGCGATCAAGAGGATTGTCTCAAGGCTGAAGATTGGCATAAGAAGGCATGCCCACAGCATCAATCAAATGACGCTTGTTATACGTACTTTAATAGCATGAACTGGGTCGTTCGAGGATGTTTATCTAGCAAAGAAGACGGGCCTTGTGTTAATGAGTGTATCCCCTGCGACATGCACGGTTGTAACAAACAAGATCCACTTCAATTTAACACGCTAACTTGTATCTCATGTAAAGAGGATGAATGTGATGATCTCAAACTGGGGTCAACCTGTACCGAAGAAATTCTACTCGGTCGGCAGGATTATTGCTATACATACGAAGATGAAAATACACTGCAAAAAGGATGTCTAAGTGATTTAAAGGAGATTAACGAGATTAGGGAAGCTTGTGAAAACAACTCAGCAATGTGCTCAATTTGTGGCCACAATAATTGCAATGGAGACTTTCACTATTGTGTTACTTGTGACTCAAGCAGTTATCCCGCATGCGCTAGCTCATTTCAAATTGTTCCATCTGAATTGACAGAAGATTGTGCAGAGCGAAAATGCGTTTCATTCATTGACGGTAGGTATTTCTTAGTGAAAGAAAAGTGAATGGCTGATACGGATCAGCCGATCTATTGTTTGAGAAACCATGTGTAAGCTCAATCTGCGATATCTTATTATTCTTAACTCATGAATACGCTGCTCTAATGCATACAAACACGATATGCGTCTGCAAgttggcctcccagttggtcttttttattgtattttactGAAGCACTCTCTAGAAAATTATTCATCGAAGTTTGTTAGTTACTATTATTAGTATAGCTATTTAACTGCATTTATTTCATGTCGTAGATTACGCAGACACTTGGAAGGGTTGTGTAAGCGATTTGAAATCATGCGACTTGGAGGACTCGAACTGTCTCGAATGTACCGGCTCCATGTGTAACAATGTAATGTTTCCCGATGACCGCATCATGTGCCACCAATGCGACAATTGCAACCAATTACAGTCTACGCAACTACCAGAAGCCTGCCCTAAGTACAAACCCGACGAATCTTGTTTCACCTATAAGATTGGTATGGTTACCTCAATATTACACTATTCACATGAAGAAATAATCTTTGGATTGCTTTCAGACGACATGGTCTTCCGCGGTTGTTCATCTCTATCGAATTACGATTGTGATCCGTCAATGGATATTTGTTTAACCTGCACCGAGTCCGGGTGCAACAATGAACCAAAACAATACGACAGTACTTTGTTCTGTATACAATGTTATGGAGAAGATGATTGTACACAAATCAAAGAACCGACACCATGCGCAGGATCCGTCGACCTTGGAGACACAGACCAGTGCTTTAGcttgacaataaacaataaagttCTTCATAAAGGTTGTTCGCGATCCGTAGGAAATAACTGTGACCTTGGAACTTGCGAGCATTGCGACTGTAACGGCTGCAACTTAATGGATGAAGATCTACCGTTTGTAAATTGTTTTGTGTGCAGTGGAGATGGTTGTGGAGGGCAGATACTGAAGGCAAGCATGACGTGCGAAGATAAAGTTTGCATGACGTACATGTCACGAGAGGGTGTAGTATCACGGGGATGTTTGAAGGACTTTTCTGAACTATGCTCAATATATGGAAATAGCCATGAAACATGCGTAGGAGCAGAATGTAATGGTAACCTCTATCCAGCTAACAGAATCAAATGCCATCGTTGTCAGGATTGTGCAGAAAAGTACCCAGAATCAGAGATCTGTCCAAGATATGTAGAAGGGGACGGTTGTTTTACGTTATCCTCTTCAAACGGAAATGATATTGCACGAGGATGCTTATCCGAGCTTTCTTCAAGTTGTACTGAACCAAATTGTCGTCCATGCTATGGCAATGGCTGCAACAATGCAATAGTAGAAGAACCAACCCCAACAACTACTATAACTGATTCATCAACAGTAGATTCATCAACGGTTGAACCATCAACAATAGATTCATCACCAGTAGATTCCTCAACAGTAGATTCGTCAACGGTTGAATCATCAACAATAGATTCATCAACGGTTGAATCATCAACGGTTGAATCATCAACTGTCGATTCCTCAACAGTAGATTCCTCAACAATTGATTCATCAACCGTTGATTCCTCAACAGTTGATTCCTCAACCGTTGATTCCTCAACAGTTGATTCCTCAACCATTGATTCCTCAACAGTTGATTCCTCAACAGTTGATTCATCAACCGCAAAACCATCAACCGTAGAATCATCAACCGTTGATTCATCAACCATTGATTCATCAACAGTTGATTCCACATCTGATACACCATCGGATGGAAATTATGCTTGCATACGTTGTGAGGAAAGTTCCGCAAATGAACGTTGTGCTTGGGGTTATCAACAGACAATGGCTCAATCGTGCCTATCCAACGATGCGGATTGCTTCACTTGTGCAGCCGATGGACTCATTATGCGGGGTTGTTCAACGGACGAGCATTTTGCAAAGTGTTCGGGTAGTTCAATTCATAGATGTTCCGAATCCGGATGTAACATAGAGAGTCAGAAAAAGCAGTATTGCGCGGTATGCAGTGGAAGCTGCCAAGGGTTTAAGGTGTCTTTCGAGATACAGGAATGCCCAGGAAATATTGACTACGAAAACCGCGGATGTTACGTACGAAAAAGCGAATCAGGTGTAATCATAGCGCGAGGGTGTGTTGTTTCGCTTCCTCTGGCCACTAAAGAAGAGTGCCGCGGTACTGGAGATAAGTGTACTATTTGCTATGAAGATGGATGCAATAAAGGAACCCACTTAGGAGTCTTCAATGGTTTAATTGCTGCAGCATTAATCCTAGTTATTTTAACTAAGAATTAAGTTTGGTTGTATATAATTTTAATGTAGTAGTAAAGCTTGATGTTTTCTAATGTGAGTATGTTTCATTAAGAAGAACCTGATAGAGAATCATGGACTTCCGTCTCTTCGAGCTTCATACGAAACTTAGGTCAGGTTGGAAGGTTTTGGGTAATATTATTCTATTATAGTTCGAACTAATAGAACAACCTCGGGTTTTTGTCGTGACTTTTATAATGAGACGTGCACTCGTCGTCTTTGAACGAAAAAtgatttggcggagtacaaacggatagcggaaaaTAGCGTAAgcgtatgaaccatgaattggcactacttggagagatcgCCAGCGTACACATGGCGacagttgggagactacggtgaacCGGATAatttaaagtgaccagatttttttttgatgaatgCGGGATATATTGAATGGCTTAGttgctaaatcggttcggttgtaaagatgggatcatttagaaattgggcacttcattttggcgatagcggcgctcCCAGTGGCCGTGTTTGCTAGCTTTTGGTAGGGTTGTGTTAttgctcggtatatttttttcgcagtttaaaggTAACGTGGTTTTGATATATGGTCACCTGCATAATCCATCAGCGTCGGCTTGGAAGCTGGCGGCCTAACGGATTATTCTAAAAGAGctgtggtgtgagtaattgaggggtgCAAAGAAACTCTCAAGACTGCCCGCACGGCGCAGGCCAGACGTTGaagttgaactcttgatcgacaactgcggttgagggtcattcggaaagttaaggctgatctcagcacggttgccagtatgccagataaatctggattttgccagatttttgaatgcgcgccagacaaacagacaaagctcgaaatcttccagatatttggcaatgtgccagatttttgccagatttccgATCGACTGTCTTGCAAAAAGGtaatcacttctaattttggacggaattttgcatctacggtgagcaaaacgcgcaacattttttcaggaaaacgcctccccgtCGGACTAAttgaccaccagatttttgccagacacttttattcgtgttctccagattttcgggaaaacctgtTGGCAACCTTGCATCTCAACATCACGGAATATGCTTTGGCAtaaaaactgaatactgaccgTTGTACTATACGGCGAATCCGTCTCGGAATGGTTACAAGTGTCACATTtgtctttgggaaggttttcgcatagaagtgaataacagcaataagcagaacgctcactgccaatcgcatagcagatttcacatgctttcgtgtgcattcgtatgcgttcgtgttttcgtggaaaaaagtgactcgctaccgccaggttcgctagtatctgtagaaagtagcatgtgcGTGTTtcgatttctacttccacttctgttctgtggcgcggtgtttgcttcaaacGCGGTgcgcggtgtttcctttagCGCGGTctaaactttaactttaactttgggcaaagcAAAAGCACTCAACATATTGGTATAGAAATGACGATGCTATGATTTCTgataatttcttccaataatatTAAAATCGACCCGACAACtagaaagagcatttcatttttaagtTGCGCTGTGATggataattttcaatgaaactcacaatatttaTATCTCATTGGATTTGGCACCCGTTGGGCATTAAGATTAGCATGTTTGGTGCTTTGGTTTGGTGGCTTTGTGCTAAAACTTGCATGCAATTTCAGAAATTATACAAAAGGCAAAATGCAAACGCAAAGACTTCAAGTGGTGTCAATATAATTAGAAATTTGAGAAATTAGTGTTATCTCTTAAGAAAACCTAATGAACAGCTGATTTAGTTATCTGCTTTTCGTACGAAAATAACAGCTCTTGAGAATATTTTGGTTCAAGCGAAAATATGTAGTCAATATTTTGGCAATGATATTCAATAAAATACTTGGCATCCTTGAAATGGAGTTTAGCAACAAATTTCATAATATGCGTAAAGATTCCTTCTGCGACGCGATATGCTTGCCGGTCTTGCTCATGCTCAGCTCTGTCTTGCCCTTCGCCCTTGCTCTTGCCGGTTATCAGCCATGTTGTACTAAATTTCTTTCTTCTTTCGAAAACAGGGCTGCCAAATATGAAAATAGGAATTCAACAAAATAATAATATCTCTGCAAGTTTCAAGTAAACAGCATATTTTAGACTTTAgcataaaatttgtaaaaaggTTTTTATCCAATGAAGTGATAATGCCCCGATTCGCTGTGatggcgttgctgatattgttcagggttttgtgtgagaaaaaagaaagggaagtatttttgcttatgtAATTacgcacacgttgacagttcggcatgagaTTTTCTGTAAGTGCGAGAAGCCTATACAAAATCTTTTTTAATACCGTCATCGCGGATAGACTACCGAATGTGTGGGCAGAGCatgttgaaaaatttaaaaatcgagAAATAGAATGACTTTTTCGGTAAaatctggcagctctgcttaGTAATGACAGTGGAGTCCAGAGCAGAAGTGTGCACTGTCCAGCGTTTCGTCAGTCACCGATCGCCACCGCACCCTACCGCAAAGAAAAAGAGATTGTGATTAACGAACCTTAAGCCGGCTGAGGCAGAGATCCATTTTATGCTTTGTCCTCGTATCGAGTAGTTTAGCGGTGCAGCATTTGCTGTTCGTTTCGCAGAAAGTTGGATTTTCGTTACGGTATGTGATACTTCTTGTTGAAAAGAAACTAAATGGCATAACTGTGGTCAGTGAAATACAGTTCTGTTGGAAATTAGTGCTTTGTTAAAATATGGATGTATCAAATGTTTAAATCAGGTTTAAAGGAGTGGGTGTTTTCGAAGGACGAAACGTGTTCTGGGTACAGTAAATGGAACTGGCGCTAAGTAATAATCCCAAACGTGCTAAAAAGAAGTGCAACACTAGCAGAAAGGCTCCTAGCCAGCAGAACAGGCCACGAGCGGGTGTGTGCGGTGCTCCAGTAGAGTTGTGTTTGTGTGAGGAGCATTTCTGGATGGGTTTTGCTGACGGCTACAGCTCTCAACAGTGTTGAGTGCGCAAGGTAGAGACAGAGACTACGTGTGTGCGTGTGGTTTAACATGTGTGCGTGCTGCCATTTGCCATCCATCAGCCACATTTTTCTCCATTCTTTTGGCACACACCGCACAAAGAAGTAACCAAAAAACCAGACTTTCCCAAAGATTTTCAGTTAGTTTCTCGAAAGTGCTCGGTTGTGCAAACTTTGGAAGTTTTCGCGAGTGTACAAATAAGTCTTAAGGTAGCTAGATAATTTCTGACCGCAGACTGTTGCTGATGGGTAAGTTTGATTTGCAAGAAGATATCAAGAGATaagaaattagtttttttcACCGTCGAAATATTGTGCCAACAATGCAAAAATTgggctttggttttttttttgatacctATCAATGACACCAGCAAAAACTGAAGTGATTGCAGCTGAgtgaagtatatgcaatatatcGAGCTGTGTTGTGTGTGGATTGCTTCTTTTCGGTAATAATCAGCGGTACATGCAGTGTTGCCAAAGTGCAGGATGCCGGACAGGTTACGCAAGTTGGGATTATGTACCGGCTTCATTTATGAAATGGCAAACTTATAATAATCCTAAGGTAGTTCAAACTCGAACATAATGTATGGGTTTTGGGTATCTCCGGAAATGTAGCTTTGACACCATTGCAGCTGTGCCTTTACTCGTCAGTTAGGAATAACTGTTAATTTGAAACATGTACATAATGCTATTGCATACATTCACACATGCAAACTTGACAATGTGCATTGATGTTTACTAattaatacagtggactcttggaaaagttaatcgattggggaatgggtcgattaacttttctgagtagtcctaggagtcattgaaaatgaaatacaaacgtGAGAAATATATTCTTGGatacaggatacacatttttaagtatctgaaagttgtaatgtaaagaaatatgtagcaagatctttatgaaataatacttagttcttttcagtaaatttaaaattaccGGTTATAatagtttacttttgatttctACGTCTACGGTaacgttttgaaaaaaaaaactatgttcCTGTATTGAACTATTGCTACAACTGCCCGATACAAGAggttaatttaatcccagtttaTGATGAGACTATATGAAGCTGcgacaaaaaaccgaaaaatgagaaataaaggtAGAACGAAAACAATCGTGTGTGTCGaacgctttggacaaccaataaattcatactcagaaaagttaaggcaaaaattacctttttagagtttgcatgagagctaatattcgtttaacccttaaatgcgcaatgttgctttaaattGCCTGGAATCACTAGAGGAAAGACGCAATGTGGCAAAAGTATGCTTTATTGGCGATCTCCTGCAAGGTAACGTTGATTGTTCAATACTCCTCAGCTTGCTGGATATCAATATACGACGCCGCAATCTACGATTCTCGTAGATCCTCAGTATTACTCCAGCTAGGACGAATTATGGTCTACATGAACTATCAATTCTATTCAATCTATTCAATCAATGTTACCATGTATTTGACTTTAATGTGTCTCGAGAAACAAACAAGTATAATTTTAGATGTGTTTTATGTTAATAATCTAAACAGACGAGTATTGTAAATACGTTAGTTAGTTATTTCTGTCATTGGGGTGATATTTTACCTGTTGACGttactaaaaaaaataaataaaacaacatagtgaaaaacatccccagaGTAAATTGTGTTCACCGCATTTCCTAATAAATGCATTTTTTCAGCCTGCGCACTTAAGGGTTAACTTTTCTAAACAATGAACTTTTCAGAGAGGTAACTTTTCCTAGAGTTCACTTCGAGAGTTTATATAACCAATCTTTTTGCATGtgttatgcgaccttttgaataCTTAAGCCAGAATTTTAGTTTTCAATATACCCTTGTTGATTGGTGGAACATAATTTCTAAATAAACTACTCCACCAATCGCTTACCAGCCCAGATAGATGTGACTTGATAACATTTATTAACCATATTAATTTCTTGACGTTCCGGATCTTGACAAAGTCGTTTATTGCATGAATTAACAACGTTAGTAACAAACTATCAGCACAAagcacaaaaactttaaaaataatttgcaatggccctaACTGAAAGTAAAATCCAAAACTCTCATTTGACTGAAATCAAATCGCCAAAAGAATAAATAGGgaggaaaataatgaaacaaagttGTTTTGTAGTATCCCTCAGGCGTAACGAGACGTGAAGGGAGAGGAACGTAAAATTAGATTTGGGGGAAGGGGACTATTAAAGAAGCATTTACTAGAATCGTAGTTCGTTGCTTTTCACCTAGTTGTGGGATCCGCGGACTAAACCAAATCAATTATAATCGGATTCAAACAACTTTTCTTCTAGAACAGTACAATTTACATGTATAACCGCATTGGTGTGCACTTTTGCGCCGAAATTGttcgttttttgttatcttgCAACGTTTTTCCGGCAGATCTAAAGCAAAACGTCATGTAGTTGATGCAGTTCCGAAAACATCAAGCCACCCATACAAACAGCGGACTTTAACTGCTTGCATTGTCATCAGCAGGTAGCccaagttttatttgaaatttattaatttttttacctGAGAAGAGTATCGTGCGTGCGTACGAAACGAAACGATAAAGATTTTCAACACTGACAAATGGACTCCGTATTACACAGACCAATGAAACTACGTTCATTAGTGCAGTTCAGTGTAGCACAAAACTACAATAAAATGGTGTAGCTATATCGCAAAAATGAAATCTGGAATGTTGTGTGCCATTTCTTCTATTTTGTTGCTAGTATTTACAGTGAGATGGCTATAAAAGCCTTGAAAACTCATTGTAAAATTCATTTCGGTGATACATTGAATAATCATCGCATCAAATTATCTTCCAATAAAGAGCATTCCTCAAAATGTCCCTCAAACAATGCTTCATGTATGTACAAATTGTAAAACGCATATATCACGgctattttttcgaaaaaaccTAAGTAGTTTTTGAGAGGCTGTCTTTGGTGTCGGTCTCCCTCGATTATTACGGCGAAATAAAttatttcaaagaaaattttcttaacaCTTAGCTAAGCTAATGATAGACTTTTTCGAAATGGAGGGTAAAGAGCGGAAAGGCGGgggtgactcctaccttttgtccaatgctggaaggtgcatgggtcgaaccaagctgtaatttaAGTCAGAATCTGGGtcacgactacttgttaaacgtagctataccaataacccccccccccctcggctttccgctctttcccctccattccaaaaaaaattatccTACCGCCTCTTCATCAATTATAGaaccaatatttcaaaaaagaTTAAGCTAGTGATACCGTGGTCCCCGCtaatttgaacgattcctcatgcaattTAACGGGGTAAATTTTTAGTTtgaactggcaaccctaaatatgctgaaacttgcatgaactggccgccctgctttttgtcattttttcggtggtttgatttagttagtagttgcaagcagcgaatatttcaatcTCCGATctgatttttatcaaaattgttgggaaaacggaatgcgAAACAGATTACACACGCTACATCAGTATCAGAATCGTGTTCATGGGCATTGTCTTCATAAGCGAATAATGTCATATTGATTATATGCCTAGAGatgaatgaatttaaaatttaaaatctctaaacaaattaaaaaaaagtattgATTATGACAttcgaaccatttttaatttgcacgtcgtgcaaaccagcaggattcaaattcaaaaatataagccctacgataaaactgaaccttgtcgtggtgtagggctttttaactaatcagtaaatgaacagcggtcacgtttacttctgaatgcgggtatatatcaaaatacttttgtgatttcaagtgggactcggggtaaaaatttaccaaatgtgattgttgcgttgttcagaaagtgctttttattccgtttaagaataaggccagtatggggatctctgacaatagatgaagttttctgggattcatccctatttatcacaactgtcacaaatatctccgaaaaatgtcggattgattgagttggtcgggggcttagggttagtaagggaatgtaagcgggataccagatccgattggatgccgaaggaccactctgtaatgattacgggtaatagcacttcttaggtagcagatgggaaaattaggtcaattcgtgtcgcgtgttcgagtttcggctaggcggtgctgctagatagagtaggatttttgcaccggccccgtggctgtcctgcgcTCTGAAggccgcccgcgggctctgtcgatgggaaggggtcgagtcttaaagagacgtttaagcccagagctttacagcactttggtctcgagggttggaaggcgggcgagtctatattttgaagcttctgtcgactaccgcgaacgtccagcttgtgctacgctcaatttactttgtatcgtgggaatgcactgtgaatgctaaggggatgaaagattaaatttgccctgataagttgataaccactaatgctccgaaatttgtcttacctattggtttatttgtggttgtttgtgttggaaaactgaaagcaggcgcgcggttgaagaccggtgtcaggcggggctgacgaatcctccacttcttcactatactacatattgcaactcgagtggcacaaaaagtccaaagcacatttacaaattcgatctattatttttcttctccatcatcatcgtcatcatcatcattatcatcatcatcgtcatcatcatcattatcatcatcatcgtcatcatcatcattatatttaaaatatgacattccggcctttggcagagagatcttcgagtcagttcgtggagtccgcaaagggccgaaacgcctccgcctgcgggtataggcgtgacggctatgcttggggctctacctgtgttttagtgggcgacagtgcctgtctcgtcaggtagaactgatgtttgaggtctccctgacactttgttgacatcacaaaagggcccagcgcagagttttatacgctattaagcgaccagttggataacccgaaaaaaaggaaaaaaaggaaaagaacctcataccaaaaaTATAAGATTAAAAATTCCTTACGATAAAACCTTGACGTAGTGTAGGGtattttaactaatcagtaaataatTCGCGATCACGTTTGCTTCTGAATATGGgcatatatcaaaatacttttatgagttcaagtgggactcggggtaaaaatttaccaaatgtgattgttgcgttgttcagaaagtgctttttattccgtttaagaataaagcCAGTGCGGGGATATTTGATAATTATTAGATGAGTGTTTCTGGGGCTCATCCCTATCTATCACAGCTGttacaaatatctccgaaaaatgccGGTTTGATTGGGTCGGCCGGGGGTTTAAGGTTAGTAAGGgcatgtaagcgggataccagacttgGTTTGGATGCCGAGCATTTTACAATGATTACAATGCGGGTATAGACGCGCTGgcaatgcttggggctctacctgtgttttagtgggcgacattgcctgtctcgtcaggttgaaatgatgtttgaggtctccctgatacTTTGTTAACACCACAAAAGGGCCCGGCGCAGAGTTTTATATGTTATTAAGCGACCAGCTGGATagcccgaaaaaaagaaaaaagaaagaacctGTTACCAAAAATataagataaaaattatttatgAGCGTCTCAGTAGAGCTCACGAATTATCGCCATTATATATTATAATTATAAAGGaactcattttcattttcaattcatGATAAAAATATAAGCATTGCTCCAAATTTGACTGTTTAGCAACACTGTTTCGATCGGAAGGCTTGGTCATCTCTCTCGCTGTTGCTAAGCGAGGATCAGCCTGTAGGAAAACGCAAAACCTGCTTTTCTTTTGCTCAGTAGTTTTGCACACTAGCACAGTTTGGCATTATATACATATATGTAGGGTATTCGAAAGTGTTCTTGTCCTATCACCAGCGCGACAGCATATCGATGCTAATCCTTTTATCAACAGTTGTTCAACAATTAGGTATCACAGATTGTTAATAAAAAGAAGGTGCCTTGGATTTCCAGGATGGGCCAATACATGTCTATATAATGGAATAAAAAGCACAAGTAAAATAAGATTGCAGTAGTATCGAATTATTGTTTCTGTTCTTTTCGATCCTGTATTCGAATCAAATGCAGGATAGAGTAGAGTTGCACACATATTTGTGATAAGCAGCATTTATTGCACACTGTGCTTTCTTTTGCACTGCAAATGTTTGCCTGCATGTTCTAGGGCTAGTGAACATTGCGGTATGTTTCACAAGCCCGAGTTGAGAGGCAGAACATTATGGAAAACATGATGTGATAGATTTCTTAAGTTTCAGTTCAACTGCAGTTTCAGTTCAACTGCATGAACCTGAACGACCGATTAGACCAGAAGCTTTTTTAGAGAATCGCAAATTGGAGGGCTGTGATATATAAGACaaaacaaaaactgaaaatctATTTGTGTGACGTCAATACGACATAGAGAATGGCCAAACCGTGGTTTCTTGCTCTAATATCGACTATGATCTACTTGTGGACAAACTAGTTTGTGTCatcgaaattttgttttgattgaaAACCCGTCAGCAAATAATACTTCTTTTCCGTTTGCGATCTATAAAATATACAGAAGACAAATCGATGGTGTGGCAAACTGACCAAACGATCCAATTGGACATTTTATCCGAGACAAACACAGTTAAAGCCGTGATTTTTGTTGCAAGTTTCTTCTCTCCCACAACACAACACCCTCTGACGCTAAATGCCTGTAGTTGACCAAAACCAAGTGTATTTACTAACGTATGTATCACCGAATATCCAGTGCGATCTGGGATTTCCCATTGTTACTTCTCATCCGTGAACTCTTTTTCCCTGCGTATCTTCCCGCAGTCTTTTTACTGGTGCGTTCAATAAGCCAGCCGTTGGTACTTTTTTTCTTGTGCTCGTACTTTTCACAGCGATTTTTGTCCATTTATTTACTGAGCTCATTGTCGCTTCTCACATGTTTACTGCGTGCCTTTCTCTTGCCAGTTTTGTCGTCCCTTGTGTCTATAGTTAGTTCACTAAGGTAACCATAACCATGGCATGATTACCATTATTATAACTTACGGTACCAGCCCCTGAACCCAGAAGTGTTTAGAATTTTTAGCTTTATTTTGAGCAGAATTGTGGTTGATATATTTTTGTATTGTATGGTACAGCTCATATATGAGCCCATATAATAGTTAAGATTTCCAAGCATCTCTACCGTGTTTTGTTAATTACAAAACCGCAAAATAGTAATATTAAAAAGAACGGTGTAACGTGTTCGAAGCGATGATGTTACTTCTATTTAATGTACGAAAAGC harbors:
- the LOC128740719 gene encoding uncharacterized protein LOC128740719 translates to MDKQPGGITGRMLTGRAGFLHWKGAFWLCRNPGNSRGLKQQYVDETRGCTSDGGYSEDDPNFETCSEDLCNKVASCIVCDSTIPEHRDCLTNLDEYRQHCTLHGIFKENNCFRQESGENDFRLGCISEINVPSDCTGSDTETCKSCADEYCNHKEFPSCYACDACRTISQNNPVVDHCIEYYDKCYTVYERDSKTTKRGCMDDNPLEEIYETILTCTGVNCNGDEFPVHLQCHQCDDCDHSESITDYCRNILAEKCFTLPGVGGSVIRGCDTDGQFELCRMDPNCKICSGDNCNAPKTCYECDDCSTVDESTKKCSSSLGCYTLQQLDLDLQISRGCMEDESFKDCVDGINCRICSDNYCNVDQPRTEPLICSSCSGPDCVDYNPPKNCPNSIGRLIDYCVSYELVSVSLFKGCFSDGILEEFESDCYSNQPKFCKLCETDYCNTPALQCFHCSTTENGLGCLVSPESTAAKICNQGDVCVTLLDDEGHLHRGCSSEISCDGKLCESCSDEYNCNIAILPEARTYCYQCAGDESCLDTSQLETLPCKTHNDNDYCYTFVKDHSTIYRGCASDELSECHDNTFCVPCYTANGCNSQEPTVPNELSCVQCDGHSACRGLVSGTMCEKELLLGRSESCYTLKYIDLEIEKGCLSDLSVESSWYGDCLANNDKCFTCTNHDCNHGRSLCHKCNSKNDADCAQIVNSDHVTECEAECVSILNEDGYTVRDCIESIEGLTVSECDSLPYCSTCKTKECNSEIMHDNHLMCYQCMGDQEDCLKAEDWHKKACPQHQSNDACYTYFNSMNWVVRGCLSSKEDGPCVNECIPCDMHGCNKQDPLQFNTLTCISCKEDECDDLKLGSTCTEEILLGRQDYCYTYEDENTLQKGCLSDLKEINEIREACENNSAMCSICGHNNCNGDFHYCVTCDSSSYPACASSFQIVPSELTEDCAERKCVSFIDDYADTWKGCVSDLKSCDLEDSNCLECTGSMCNNVMFPDDRIMCHQCDNCNQLQSTQLPEACPKYKPDESCFTYKIDDMVFRGCSSLSNYDCDPSMDICLTCTESGCNNEPKQYDSTLFCIQCYGEDDCTQIKEPTPCAGSVDLGDTDQCFSLTINNKVLHKGCSRSVGNNCDLGTCEHCDCNGCNLMDEDLPFVNCFVCSGDGCGGQILKASMTCEDKVCMTYMSREGVVSRGCLKDFSELCSIYGNSHETCVGAECNGNLYPANRIKCHRCQDCAEKYPESEICPRYVEGDGCFTLSSSNGNDIARGCLSELSSSCTEPNCRPCYGNGCNNAIVEEPTPTTTITDSSTVDSSTVEPSTIDSSPVDSSTVDSSTVESSTIDSSTVESSTVESSTVDSSTVDSSTIDSSTVDSSTVDSSTVDSSTVDSSTIDSSTVDSSTVDSSTAKPSTVESSTVDSSTIDSSTVDSTSDTPSDGNYACIRCEESSANERCAWGYQQTMAQSCLSNDADCFTCAADGLIMRGCSTDEHFAKCSGSSIHRCSESGCNIESQKKQYCAVCSGSCQGFKVSFEIQECPGNIDYENRGCYVRKSESGVIIARGCVVSLPLATKEECRGTGDKCTICYEDGCNKGTHLGVFNGLIAAALILVILTKN